One Saccharomyces kudriavzevii IFO 1802 strain IFO1802 genome assembly, chromosome: 7 DNA segment encodes these proteins:
- the SDS23 gene encoding Sds23p (similar to Saccharomyces cerevisiae SDS24 (YBR214W) and SDS23 (YGL056C); ancestral locus Anc_6.107), whose translation MPQNTRHTSIVEMLSTPPQLPSSTDSHSLRDQEDKNSGGNQSDTESLHKSISHSSSSSSLSTLDNTEYANNNSQSLSTLNSQNLLSVHKQEWQHTPLSSLVEQNKLILIRGSISVEEAFNTLIKHQLTSLPVENFPGDMNGLTFDYNDLNAYLLLVLNRIKVSDDKITSDCQNGKSVPVGEIVKLTPKNPFYKLPETENLSTVIGILGAGVHRVAITNVEMTQIKGILSQRRLIKYLWDNARSFPNLKPLLDSSLEELNIGVLDAARDKPTFKQSRVISIQGDEHLIMALHKMYVERISSIAVVDPQGNLIGNISVTDVKHVTRTSQYPLLHNTCRHFVSVILNLRGLETGKDSFPIFHVYPTSSLGRTFAKLVATKSHRLWIVQPSDNQQSASSEKSASPSPSNLPVTTLPSLASSYHSNTHSSRMANSPVLKYSDATNNKINVNINLGGSPPPQSQSSSASMPPPQSSNSSSASPTPAHFEKEYRTGKLIGVVSLTDILSVLARKQTHHKEIDPQMARKQRGHVG comes from the coding sequence ATGCCTCAGAATACAAGACACACGTCCATCGTGGAGATGCTTTCTACCCCACCTCAATTACCGAGTTCCACGGATTCGCACAGTTTGCGCGATCAGGAGGACAAGAATAGTGGCGGGAACCAAAGCGACACAGAATCATTACACAAATCTATTTCGCACTCGTCTTCCTCGTCTTCTCTTTCCACGCTGGATAACACGGAGTACGCAAACAACAATAGCCAGTCCCTGTCCACCTTGAACTCGCAGAATCTGCTGTCCGTCCATAAGCAAGAATGGCAACATACTCCGCTTTCGAGCCTGGTGGAGCAGAACAAGTTGATTCTCATCAGAGGTTCTATCTCCGTAGAGGAAGCGTTCAATACGCTGATCAAGCACCAACTGACGTCTTTGCCAGTGGAAAATTTCCCAGGGGACATGAATGGTCTGACATTCGATTATAACGATCTCAATGCATATTTGCTTCTCGTACTGAATAGAATTAAAGTGAGCGATGACAAGATCACCTCAGATTGTCAGAACGGGAAGTCCGTGCCTGTGGGCGAGATAGTGAAGCTAACCCCTAAGAATCCATTCTACAAATTACCTGAGACGGAAAACCTATCGACGGTGATAGGCATTCTCGGTGCAGGTGTGCATCGTGTTGCTATCACAAACGTGGAAATGACGCAGATCAAAGGTATTCTTTCTCAACGTCGTTTGATCAAGTATCTATGGGATAATGCGAGGTCGTTTCCTAACTTGAAGCCTCTGTTGGACTCTTCGCTGGAAGAGCTGAACATTGGTGTTCTAGACGCAGCTCGTGATAAACCCACCTTCAAGCAATCCCGTGTCATATCCATCCAAGGTGACGAGCACCTAATAATGGCTCTACACAAAATGTACGTCGAGAGAATCTCTTCCATCGCCGTGGTGGACCCTCAGGGAAATCTGATTGGTAACATTTCTGTAACAGATGTTAAGCACGTCACTAGAACCTCCCAATACCCTCTATTACACAACACCTGCCGCCACTTTGTCTCAGTTATTCTGAATTTGAGAGGTCTAGAGACCGGTAAGGACTCCTTCCCCATTTTCCATGTGTATCCAACAAGTTCATTGGGAAGGACTTTTGCGAAATTGGTGGCTACCAAATCCCACAGATTATGGATCGTACAACCAAGTGATAATCAACAATCTGCATCTTCCGAAAAATCCGCATCTCCATCGCCAAGCAACCTCCCTGTAACGACATTGCCATCGCTCGCCTCTTCATACCATTCGAATACACACTCTTCTAGGATGGCTAATTCCCCAGTTCTGAAATACTCAGACGCaacaaacaacaaaataaatGTAAATATAAATTTGGGCGGTTCTCCGCCACCTCAATCGCAATCTTCATCGGCATCCATGCCACCACCTCAATCCTCGAACAGTTCCTCCGCATCTCCAACTCCAGCCCATTTCGAAAAGGAATATAGAACGGGAAAGCTGATAGGTGTTGTGTCTTTGACTGACATATTAAGTGTCTTGgcaagaaaacaaactCACCATAAGGAAATTGATCCGCAAATGGCAAGAAAGCAAAGAGGGCATGTTGGTTGA
- the OLE1 gene encoding stearoyl-CoA 9-desaturase (similar to Saccharomyces cerevisiae OLE1 (YGL055W); ancestral locus Anc_6.106) yields the protein MPTSGTTIELIDDQFPKDESTTGGIVDEVDLTEANILATGLNKKAPRIVNGFGSLMGSKEMVSVEFDKNGKEKSNLDRLLEKDIQEKEQAKTRIHISEQAWTLNNWHQHLNWLNMVLVCGMPILGWYFALSGKVPLHLNVFVFSFFYYAVGGVSITAGYHRLWSHRSYSAHWPLRLFYAVFGCASVEGSAKWWGHSHRIHHRYTDTLRDPYDARRGLWYSHMGWMLLKPNPKYKARADITDMTDDWTIRFQHRHYILLMLLTAFVIPTLVCGYFFNDYMGGLIYAGFIRVFVIQQATFCINSMAHYIGTQPFDDRRTPRDNWITAIVTFGEGYHNFHHEFPTDYRNAIKWYQYDPTKVIIYLTSLVGLAYDLKKFSQNAIEEALIQQEQKKINQKKAKINWGPVLTDLPLWDKQTFLAKSKENKGLVIISGIVHDVSGYISEHPGGETLIKTALGKDATKAFSGGVYRHSNAAQNVLADMRVAIIKESKNSAVRMASKRGEVYETGKFF from the coding sequence ATGCCCACTTCTGGAACTACTATTGAGTTGATTGACGACCAATTCCCAAAGGATGAGTCCACCACTGGCGGTATCGTCGATGAAGTCGACTTGACCGAGGCCAACATTCTGGCCACTGGTTTGAACAAAAAGGCCCCAAGAATTGTCAACGGGTTTGGTTCGCTGATGGGTTCCAAGGAGATGGTCTCCGTGGAATTCGACAAGAACGGGAAGGAAAAGTCTAACTTGGACCGCCTGTTGGAGAAGGACATTCAAGAGAAGGAACAAGCTAAAACCAGAATTCACATTTCTGAACAAGCGTGGACTTTGAACAACTGGCACCAACATTTGAACTGGTTGAACATGGTCCTCGTTTGTGGTATGCCAATCCTTGGTTGGTACTTTGCTCTTTCCGGTAAAGTCCCTCTGCATTTAAACGTTTTCgttttctcctttttttaCTACGCCGTCGGTGGTGTTTCCATCACTGCAGGTTACCATAGATTATGGTCTCATAGATCTTATTCCGCCCACTGGCCTTTAAGATTATTCTACGCCGTCTTCGGTTGTGCTTCCGTCGAAGGTTCCGCTAAATGGTGGGGCCACTCCCACAGAATTCACCATCGTTACACTGATACCTTGAGAGATCCTTATGATGCTCGTAGAGGTCTATGGTACTCCCACATGGGTTGGATGCTTTTGAAACCAAATCCAAAGTACAAGGCTAGAGCTGATATCACCGATATGACTGATGACTGGACCATTAGATTCCAACACAGACACTACATTCTGTTGATGCTTCTAACCGCTTTCGTCATTCCAACTCTTGTCTGTGGTTACTTCTTCAACGACTACATGGGTGGTTTGATCTACGCCGGTTTTATTCGTGTCTTTGTCATTCAACAAGCCACCTTTTGCATCAACTCCATGGCTCATTACATCGGTACCCAACCATTCGACGACAGAAGAACCCCTCGTGACAACTGGATTACCGCCATTGTCACCTTCGGTGAAGGTTACCATAACTTCCATCACGAATTCCCAACTGATTACAGAAACGCTATCAAGTGGTACCAATACGATCCAACTAAAGTCATCATCTACTTGACATCCTTGGTTGGTCTAGCATacgatttgaaaaaattctccCAAAACGCTATTGAAGAAGCTTTGattcaacaagaacaaaagaagatcaaCCAAAAGAAGGCCAAGATAAACTGGGGTCCAGTGTTGACTGATTTGCCATTGTGGGACAAACAAACCTTCTTGGCTAAATCTAAGGAAAACAAGGGTTTGGTTATCATCTCTGGTATCGTTCACGACGTATCTGGCTATATATCTGAGCATCCAGGTGGTGAAACTTTAATTAAGACTGCATTAGGTAAGGACGCTACTAAAGCTTTCAGTGGTGGTGTTTACCGTCACTCAAATGCCGCTCAAAACGTCTTGGCTGACATGAGGGTGGCTATCATCAAGGAAAGTAAGAACTCTGCTGTTAGAATGGCTAGTAAAAGAGGTGAAGTTTACGAAACTGGTAAGTTTTTCTAA
- the ERV14 gene encoding cornichon family protein (similar to Saccharomyces cerevisiae ERV15 (YBR210W) and ERV14 (YGL054C); ancestral locus Anc_6.102) has translation MGAWLFILAVVVNCINLFGQVHFTILYADLEADYINPIELCSKVNKLITPEAALHGALSLLFLLNGYWFVFLVNLPVLAYNLNKIYNKIQLLDATEIFRTLGKHKRESFLKLGFHLLMFFFYLYRMIMALIAESGDDF, from the coding sequence ATGGGTGCTTGGTTATTTATccttgctgttgttgttaaCTGTATCAATTTGTTCGGCCAAGTGCATTTCACAATATTATACGCTGATTTAGAGGCCGATTACATTAATCCAATTGAATTATGTTCTAAAGTCAACAAGTTGATTACACCTGAAGCCGCCCTACATGGTGCCTTGTCACTATTGTTTCTCTTGAACGGTTATTGGTTCGTATTTTTGGTGAATCTACCAGTGTTAGCTTAcaatttgaacaaaatctATAATAAGATCCAACTTTTGGATGCCACCGAAATATTTAGAACTTTGGGTAAGcataaaagagaaagttTCCTGAAGCTGGGGTTCCACCTATTgatgttcttcttttatttatacAGAATGATTATGGCTTTGATTGCCGAAAGTGGTGATGACTTTTAA
- the SKDI07G2040 gene encoding uncharacterized protein, whose protein sequence is MVDLFRDLDFAVVYLDDILIFSSTKEEHWQQLDKILSHLKEVKLIAKKDNCKLGQESVHFLGHQVSKHGIKPLQEKCEAIRKMELRKEIESVQRFLGMCNFYRRFIPNCSQIAQPLVNFSSQEEYWSKRQEEAIENLKKALSSAPLLTPFTTGDNYRLATDASMQGLGAVLERN, encoded by the coding sequence ATGGTCGATCTATTCCGCGACTTAGACTTTGCAGTAGTTTACTTGGACGACATACTAATTTTTAGTAgcacaaaagaagaacacTGGCAACAGTTAGATAAAATACTGAGTCATTTGAAAGAGGTAAAACTAAtcgcaaaaaaagataacTGTAAACTTGGCCAGGAATCTGTACACTTCCTAGGCCACCAAGTTTCCAAACATGGCATTAAACCACTGCAAGAGAAATGCGAAGCAATTAGGAAAATGGAATTAAGGAAAGAGATTGAGAGCGTACAACGCTTCTTAGGAATGTGTAATTTCTACAGAAGGTTCATCCCTAACTGTAGTCAAATTGCTCAACCACTAGTGAACTTCTCATCACAAGAGGAATATTGGTCTAAAAGACAAGAGGAAGCAATAGAAAATCTTAAGAAGGCGTTGAGCTCCGCACCATTATTAACCCCATTTACCACTGGAGATAACTACAGACTAGCAACAGACGCCAGTATGCAGGGACTAGGTGCGGTACTAGAAAGAAATTAG
- the SKDI07G2050 gene encoding uncharacterized protein, which translates to MEKDLPQMHYTTFTSDLKDRLLQSVDTYKIELALERLTQTGNVHDYDAQFESLRLLLPPNCRSEYSLINSYTRGLKGYIRKELRLRGPITIHDAKEMAYRAEMIDDMDFPYFNGSSQRILHNADPDAMEIDAIYSRRTRNQRLGVRPKYSNDDNNEWKKKLQIICSRHRLCFNCGEPGHFPRMCPLKYRSKANPTKNASSP; encoded by the coding sequence ATGGAAAAGGACCTTCCACAAATGCACTACACAACGTTCACCAGCGATTTAAAGGATCGTCTCCTCCAAAGTGTCGATACGTACAAAATAGAACTTGCGTTAGAAAGATTGACACAAACCGGTAATGTTCACGATTATGATGCGCAGTTCGAGTCGTTACGTCTACTATTACCACCAAACTGTAGATCAGAATATTCCCTGATTAATAGTTACACTAGAGGCTTGAAAGGTTACATAAGGAAAGAATTACGGCTCAGAGGACCTATCACTATCCATGATGCTAAGGAAATGGCATATCGTGCTGAAATGATAGACGACATGGACTTCCCATATTTTAATGGATCAAGTCAAAGAATTCTGCACAACGCCGACCCAGACGCTATGGAGATCGACGCTATATACTCTAGACGCACTCGTAATCAGAGATTAGGAGTTAGACCAAAATACTCGAATGACGATAACAATgaatggaagaaaaaacttcaaattaTATGCTCCCGTCACCGCCTATGCTTTAATTGCGGAGAACCAGGCCACTTCCCTAGAATGTGTCCGCTGAAATACCGCAGTAAAGCGAATCCTACCAAAAATGCGAGTTCTCCCTAA
- the TYW3 gene encoding tRNA methyltransferase TYW3 (similar to Saccharomyces cerevisiae TYW3 (YGL050W); ancestral locus Anc_4.55) — protein MAVQNAFEQKKRAILNEIGSAQPDLSPKGTIDELCLPIIDLINTSADMVTTSSCSGRVSVFLEGTKSYNGEVKIGGKGQGGKWLYVTHNREKVLGWLDDLRSKNEFAFEAFSKQISSEQVTGSTRYILYKYEPFILHVKCRDFEIASKLYNVAMSCGFRESGIGSNNLVAIRINIKLDVPIGYLDENSDTLRLFVSSEYVGVLDTLSLSKFDENIRKMHVLYDKIDNELINSASNPNLRIDAATIETKEERRERKKKQGIERQRQIKSAQNTL, from the coding sequence ATGGCTGTACAAAATGCTTTTgagcagaagaagagggCAATTTTAAATGAAATAGGCTCGGCCCAGCCAGATTTGTCACCTAAAGGGACCATCGATGAACTGTGCCTTCCAATTATAGATCTCATCAACACCAGCGCTGATATGGTAACCACCTCATCATGCTCCGGAAGGGTCAGTGTATTTTTGGAAGGTACAAAATCCTACAATGGAGAGGTCAAGATAGGTGGTAAAGGTCAAGGAGGCAAGTGGCTTTACGTTACTCACAATCGTGAAAAAGTTCTTGGCTGGTTAGATGATTTGAGGTCAAAAAATGAGTTTGCTTTCGAAGCGTTCAGCAAACAAATATCATCTGAACAAGTCACGGGGAGTACTAGGTATATTCTTTATAAGTATGAGCCTTTCATACTGCATGTCAAATGCAGAGATTTTGAGATAGCTTCGAAGTTGTATAACGTTGCCATGTCCTGCGGTTTCAGAGAAAGTGGAATTGGCTCAAACAATCTCGTCGCAATTAGGATAAACATCAAATTAGACGTACCAATCGGTTATTTGGATGAGAATTCAGACACTTTGAGACTATTTGTAAGTTCAGAATATGTAGGTGTTTTGGATACTTTATCTCTAAGCAAGTTTGATGAGAATATCAGGAAAATGCATGTATTATATGATAAAATTGACAATGAACTTATAAACTCTGCGTCGAATCCGAATTTAAGGATTGATGCAGCGACAATCGAAACAAAGGaggaaagaagagaacgaaaaaaaaagcaaggTATTGAAAGACAACGTCAAATAAAGAGCGCACAAAATACACTGTAA